A genome region from Tolypothrix sp. PCC 7712 includes the following:
- a CDS encoding FAD-dependent oxidoreductase: MNTPQSQSTAYSADTFINNIYDVVIVGAGPVGLATAIGLRKCGIENILVIDQARAFRQVGQVVDLLPNGLKALKYLDPNAYAAVKTASLTFVNSPQSDKEQTTEASEKNPPKPSQQWVSKNLQGKLVRSISLSFDVWLKNYGEGRVSISWYDLQTTLKKLLPEDQVKPNHRCINVVDEPELGCVRLDCLSDASVEANPYAYWADGQKNNDLFAQNLDSIYQNSVTKSFRAKIVVAADGINSTVRRLLYADSAYQSFAKPEYSGFAAIYCREIPDIPKALRSHLEEKFFAGSPILTVANYDLASQQAFSECPRMMLINRQSILYLLHLPVPLNSLQDKSGNELINLALQELEKAGYPDELKQLVQLSPPENMLQRPYYIHRATASEKSFPAWSAGRIILVGDAAHGMPPFMAQGANQGLEDAMAVTTLINHIAKENDWDNKPAIATAFEKYERLRRPFMEYIQAATLTLFPYSSEQQWQEYNQKVYTRNFDQIITKLQPISYK, encoded by the coding sequence ATGAATACTCCACAAAGCCAATCTACAGCATATTCCGCAGATACATTCATCAATAACATCTACGATGTTGTCATAGTTGGTGCTGGGCCTGTTGGTTTAGCAACTGCCATTGGTTTACGTAAATGTGGCATTGAAAATATTCTTGTTATAGACCAAGCTCGAGCTTTTCGTCAGGTTGGCCAGGTTGTGGATCTTTTACCTAATGGTTTAAAAGCTTTGAAATATTTAGATCCTAACGCTTACGCAGCAGTCAAAACAGCGAGCTTGACTTTCGTTAATTCTCCGCAGTCCGATAAAGAGCAAACTACTGAAGCTTCTGAAAAAAATCCGCCCAAGCCTTCTCAACAATGGGTTTCTAAAAACCTACAAGGAAAACTAGTTAGGTCAATTTCTTTGAGTTTTGATGTTTGGTTGAAAAATTATGGTGAGGGTCGAGTTTCCATTTCTTGGTATGATTTGCAGACTACTCTCAAAAAACTGCTTCCCGAAGACCAAGTTAAACCTAATCATCGTTGCATCAATGTTGTGGATGAGCCAGAATTGGGATGTGTCCGCCTCGATTGTCTTTCTGATGCCAGCGTCGAAGCTAACCCCTATGCATATTGGGCAGATGGACAAAAAAATAACGATTTATTCGCCCAAAATCTAGACAGCATCTATCAAAACTCAGTTACAAAATCATTCCGAGCTAAAATAGTTGTTGCCGCAGACGGTATCAATTCTACAGTTCGTAGACTACTTTATGCAGATAGCGCTTACCAAAGTTTTGCCAAACCAGAATATTCTGGGTTTGCTGCCATCTATTGTAGAGAAATACCCGACATACCAAAAGCACTGCGATCGCATCTTGAAGAGAAATTTTTTGCAGGCTCACCAATTTTAACAGTAGCTAATTACGACTTAGCTAGTCAGCAGGCTTTTAGTGAGTGTCCGAGAATGATGTTAATTAACAGGCAAAGCATTCTCTATTTATTACATCTGCCTGTACCGTTAAACTCATTGCAGGATAAGTCTGGTAATGAGTTGATTAACTTAGCTTTGCAAGAGTTAGAAAAAGCAGGTTATCCTGATGAACTTAAACAATTAGTGCAGCTATCTCCTCCAGAAAATATGTTGCAACGTCCGTATTACATTCATCGTGCCACTGCTTCTGAGAAAAGTTTTCCCGCTTGGAGTGCCGGAAGAATTATTTTAGTTGGTGATGCAGCACATGGTATGCCTCCTTTTATGGCTCAAGGAGCTAATCAAGGACTTGAAGATGCTATGGCAGTTACAACATTAATTAATCATATTGCCAAAGAAAATGATTGGGATAACAAGCCAGCGATAGCCACAGCCTTCGAGAAATATGAGCGTCTTCGTCGCCCGTTTATGGAATATATTCAAGCAGCCACATTAACGCTATTCCCTTACTCATCAGAGCAACAGTGGCAAGAATATAACCAAAAAGTATATACCCGCAACTTTGACCAAATAATTACAAAATTACAGCCTATTTCATATAAATGA
- a CDS encoding ABC transporter permease produces MTSSRQLIRGKGFKISQLQILLADSLTIFWGDWLDLRIRIVQIAASGLISPLIYILAFGLGLGSSIRPGSGIGGNYNNYLEFILPGMVALSSMTISFGGTTFSICGERLFTKTFEEFLLVPIQPIALHIGKMLAGVVRGLMTSGSVILVALLLTGNWNFLHPLFLLLLVLNCTVFAGLGVIVGLTVRSLESVGFYNNFIIIPMSFLGATFFDPGTLPVALKVLVYLLPLTYTSIGLRAITHLPLSQFPWYSLPILSVIAIALTLWGGYKFAHLQD; encoded by the coding sequence GTGACATCTTCTAGACAGCTAATCAGGGGCAAAGGCTTTAAAATCTCGCAATTACAAATTCTCTTGGCTGATAGCCTGACAATTTTTTGGGGAGATTGGCTTGATTTACGGATAAGAATAGTACAAATTGCAGCATCAGGCTTGATATCTCCACTAATATATATTTTAGCCTTTGGCTTAGGCTTAGGGAGTTCAATCCGTCCAGGCTCAGGAATTGGTGGTAACTATAATAACTACCTAGAATTTATTCTGCCGGGGATGGTAGCGTTATCATCAATGACTATTAGCTTTGGTGGCACCACATTTTCAATTTGTGGTGAGAGGTTATTCACTAAAACCTTTGAAGAATTTTTGTTAGTCCCCATACAGCCCATAGCATTGCACATCGGCAAAATGCTAGCAGGAGTTGTACGGGGATTGATGACTTCTGGCTCTGTAATTTTAGTGGCGCTGCTGTTAACAGGTAACTGGAACTTTTTGCATCCACTTTTTCTGTTGTTACTGGTACTCAACTGTACCGTGTTTGCAGGGTTAGGGGTAATTGTGGGATTAACTGTGCGATCGCTCGAATCGGTAGGCTTCTACAACAACTTTATAATTATCCCTATGTCGTTCTTAGGAGCCACCTTCTTTGACCCTGGTACTTTACCAGTTGCCCTCAAAGTTTTAGTTTACCTATTACCCCTAACCTATACCAGCATTGGACTACGGGCAATCACCCATTTACCCTTATCCCAATTTCCCTGGTACAGCCTGCCGATATTATCAGTAATTGCGATCGCACTTACTCTTTGGGGTGGCTATAAATTTGCTCATTTACAGGATTAG
- a CDS encoding ferritin-like domain-containing protein: MTVIYPRKFQNAISARDVLKRVVSDRELHLIILNRYRYSEQRSCKDLTELIELLNGQPKQFIKDLSHHISDEARHAMWLTDLLVDLGADIGKPPGSSYIDEFERLLDSENQDPVGNLEDFVISTLATINITEKRGCEYFSAHIYALKQAPQTEENIKIRETIEKILPEEAGHVRWGNRWLAQIAAKSPEHRQKVELAKRKYAAIEQAAFESGMDITLGAELRRVATLVELANQMPVWQRPQYLMERLPQTLLAPELQMVRIQAAQKAWQRNPQEFMEKFVPMFLNGIQKRRG; this comes from the coding sequence GTGACCGTTATTTACCCACGGAAATTTCAGAACGCAATCAGTGCGCGGGATGTGCTTAAAAGAGTAGTAAGCGATCGCGAATTGCATTTAATTATCCTCAACCGCTACCGTTATAGTGAGCAGCGCAGTTGTAAGGACTTAACAGAGCTAATTGAACTTCTCAACGGACAGCCAAAGCAATTCATTAAGGATTTGTCGCACCACATATCTGATGAAGCGCGTCATGCAATGTGGCTAACCGATTTGTTAGTCGATTTGGGAGCAGATATTGGCAAACCACCAGGTTCTTCCTACATTGACGAATTTGAACGGTTACTCGACTCAGAAAATCAAGACCCAGTGGGCAATCTAGAAGATTTTGTCATTTCTACCCTAGCCACAATTAATATTACCGAGAAGCGGGGCTGTGAGTATTTCTCGGCTCATATTTATGCTTTAAAACAAGCACCACAAACTGAAGAAAACATTAAAATTCGCGAAACTATCGAGAAAATCTTGCCAGAAGAAGCCGGACACGTGCGTTGGGGTAATCGCTGGTTAGCCCAAATAGCCGCTAAAAGTCCAGAACATCGGCAAAAAGTCGAGCTAGCCAAGCGCAAGTATGCCGCAATTGAGCAAGCTGCCTTTGAATCCGGCATGGATATTACTCTCGGTGCAGAACTGCGCCGAGTTGCTACCTTAGTGGAACTAGCCAATCAGATGCCAGTGTGGCAACGTCCCCAATACCTCATGGAACGCTTACCGCAGACTTTGCTAGCACCTGAGTTACAAATGGTGAGAATCCAAGCAGCCCAAAAAGCTTGGCAACGCAATCCTCAAGAATTTATGGAGAAATTTGTACCCATGTTCCTCAATGGGATTCAGAAGAGGAGGGGTTAG
- a CDS encoding DUF928 domain-containing protein — MPNRNLLPNLLVITEKIYPYIATSAITKLTPKPKNTHKLSVVKFCLLLAAASTIISIPAVVISPETAFSRETFQIAAWQDVFNLNTLFHRQRRRSAARGTNNFCPISPGIPNETTQIWSDRPLFIWQGQIQNIIVRTSGSDTDDLWNQPIVENQQSTTYAGAKLQPGQTYEWIVYRGDNPFPSVSFQVMETQQRDRITTEVQTLEQQLQTKGATKEAIALAKAQYFANLQLWSDALQQAYSVAEPSPELQQIRLDIAQNLCKTNKNNS, encoded by the coding sequence ATGCCTAACAGAAATTTGCTACCTAATTTATTAGTAATTACTGAAAAAATCTACCCATACATAGCTACTTCAGCTATTACTAAGCTTACTCCTAAACCAAAAAATACTCATAAGCTTTCAGTAGTGAAATTTTGCCTATTATTAGCAGCAGCATCAACCATAATAAGTATTCCGGCTGTGGTAATTTCTCCCGAAACAGCATTCAGTAGAGAAACCTTCCAAATCGCTGCTTGGCAAGATGTATTTAATCTTAATACCTTATTCCACCGTCAACGCCGACGTTCAGCCGCACGTGGAACTAACAATTTTTGTCCCATCTCCCCTGGAATACCAAATGAAACTACCCAAATTTGGAGCGATCGCCCTTTATTTATTTGGCAAGGTCAAATCCAAAATATCATAGTCCGCACCTCTGGTAGCGATACAGATGATTTGTGGAATCAACCGATTGTGGAGAATCAGCAGAGTACAACTTACGCTGGTGCAAAACTACAACCAGGTCAAACCTATGAGTGGATAGTATATCGTGGTGACAATCCCTTTCCTTCTGTATCATTTCAAGTGATGGAGACGCAACAACGCGATCGCATCACCACAGAAGTACAAACTCTAGAACAACAGCTTCAAACCAAAGGCGCAACAAAAGAAGCGATCGCCTTAGCAAAAGCCCAGTATTTTGCTAATCTTCAATTATGGTCAGATGCTTTGCAGCAAGCCTACTCCGTAGCCGAACCATCTCCAGAATTGCAACAGATTCGCCTAGACATCGCTCAGAACTTATGTAAAACCAATAAAAATAATTCGTAA
- a CDS encoding IS1634 family transposase has protein sequence MEFEPRITNERVDDIPLLLTQLEQMGVEQLIDKHFPCHGNWQGLNLGSVVVIWLTHILSQADHRLNHVQGWVSKRLETLKSFTEESLRSLDLADDRLQAVLRYLSIDANWFSFESELGSSLLRVYDIIPEQVRLDSTTASSHCGVNPEGLFQWGHSKDNRPDLAQVKIMLSTLDPLGMPIATEILSGEKADDPLYIPAIDKVRSTIKKSELLYIGDCKMSSIKTRTHIVLGGDFYLCPLTAKQVSNEELSKYLQPVWDGQQELTIIDYEYADAKTKNIADGFEIEIIHEIEIDGQEISWSERQLIVRSFAIQKTAEKHLRERIQKTVDALEKLKVPRRGKKKLTSHFEWLETCEAIFNRYQTSGLFQVDIQTKRVKKVQKRYRDRKARIVEELWFDMSFKIDDSAVQHQIQMLGWRVYVTNKNPNEFGLKQAVRAYRDEYLMERGFARLKNFPLSLTPIYLQREDHITGLIRLLSIGLRVLNLLEFQVRHNLEKEKEKLAGLYVGNPKRETTRPSAEIILAAFKEITLLLIEVKNEIYAHLTALSPLQKRILALLGFSISIYTQLDGQSFTPE, from the coding sequence ATGGAATTTGAACCCAGAATTACAAACGAACGAGTTGATGATATACCCCTACTGCTAACACAACTGGAGCAGATGGGAGTAGAACAACTAATCGATAAACATTTTCCATGTCACGGAAACTGGCAAGGATTAAATCTAGGTAGTGTGGTGGTAATATGGTTAACACACATATTATCGCAAGCAGATCACCGTTTGAACCACGTTCAAGGTTGGGTGAGTAAGCGGTTAGAAACGTTAAAAAGCTTTACGGAAGAATCTTTACGCTCGCTCGATTTGGCAGATGACCGTTTGCAAGCAGTATTACGTTACCTATCTATAGATGCAAACTGGTTTTCATTTGAGTCGGAACTAGGAAGTAGTTTGCTACGGGTGTACGATATTATCCCAGAACAGGTACGTTTAGATAGTACAACGGCTTCAAGTCATTGTGGAGTTAACCCAGAAGGCTTATTTCAATGGGGTCATAGCAAAGACAATCGTCCGGATTTGGCGCAAGTGAAAATAATGCTATCGACATTAGACCCATTAGGAATGCCAATAGCGACGGAAATATTGTCAGGAGAAAAAGCAGATGACCCATTATATATTCCAGCAATAGATAAAGTACGTTCAACAATAAAAAAGTCAGAATTGTTATATATTGGTGACTGTAAAATGTCATCAATAAAGACAAGAACTCATATAGTATTGGGCGGAGATTTTTACTTATGTCCTTTAACAGCCAAGCAAGTATCTAACGAAGAACTAAGCAAATATCTCCAACCAGTTTGGGATGGTCAACAAGAACTAACAATTATAGATTACGAATATGCAGATGCCAAAACCAAAAATATAGCGGATGGCTTTGAAATAGAGATTATCCATGAAATAGAGATTGATGGGCAAGAAATCTCTTGGTCGGAAAGACAATTAATTGTGCGCTCATTTGCGATTCAAAAAACAGCAGAAAAACATCTACGTGAACGAATACAGAAAACAGTAGATGCTCTAGAAAAACTTAAAGTGCCTCGACGTGGCAAGAAAAAGCTCACTTCACACTTTGAATGGTTAGAAACATGTGAAGCTATTTTCAACAGATATCAAACAAGTGGATTATTTCAAGTTGACATTCAAACAAAAAGAGTTAAAAAAGTTCAAAAAAGATACCGAGACCGCAAAGCTAGAATAGTAGAAGAACTATGGTTTGACATGAGTTTTAAGATTGACGATTCCGCAGTTCAACACCAAATTCAAATGTTAGGCTGGCGGGTTTACGTTACAAATAAAAATCCAAATGAATTTGGTTTAAAACAAGCAGTTCGTGCCTATAGAGATGAGTACTTAATGGAACGAGGATTTGCGAGGCTGAAAAACTTTCCTCTTTCATTGACTCCGATATATTTACAACGTGAAGACCATATTACTGGTTTAATAAGACTACTGTCTATTGGTTTGCGAGTTTTAAACCTTTTAGAATTCCAGGTTCGCCACAATCTAGAAAAAGAGAAAGAAAAACTTGCGGGTCTTTATGTTGGCAATCCGAAGCGCGAAACTACAAGACCTAGCGCAGAAATAATTCTGGCTGCATTTAAAGAGATTACACTGCTGTTGATTGAGGTGAAAAACGAAATTTATGCTCACTTGACCGCTCTTTCACCTTTGCAGAAGCGTATTCTTGCTTTACTGGGCTTTTCCATCAGTATTTACACTCAACTTGATGGTCAATCTTTTACTCCTGAGTAG
- a CDS encoding pentapeptide repeat-containing protein — protein sequence MANREHLALLKAGAVIWLEWRNQNEQVEPDLSSADLSGDNLRGANLAGVNLARADLSHALLVRANFSGAELSSANLENAKLVEANLSAANCSVAHFSGANLTQAELSAANLIGCDFSQTNLRGAAIANANLIGADLTNANLKDADLGAAKLIRANLCFANLIEANLIAADLSEANLHEAELIGAYLYKANLSKANLSKAHLGSAYMFQANLSEADLQGANLAAANLKGANLAGANLRGANLRGAKLKGANLNGANIQEAIL from the coding sequence ATGGCGAATCGAGAGCATTTGGCTTTACTGAAAGCTGGTGCAGTTATTTGGCTGGAATGGCGAAATCAAAATGAGCAAGTTGAGCCAGACCTCAGTAGTGCAGACCTCTCTGGCGATAACCTCAGGGGTGCAAACCTTGCAGGGGTAAATTTGGCTAGAGCCGATTTGAGTCATGCTTTACTGGTGCGGGCAAATTTTAGCGGTGCTGAGTTGAGTAGCGCTAACTTAGAAAATGCCAAGTTAGTGGAAGCTAACCTGAGTGCAGCTAACTGCAGCGTTGCTCACTTTAGCGGTGCTAACCTGACACAAGCAGAACTCAGCGCTGCAAATTTAATTGGTTGCGATTTCAGCCAGACGAATCTGCGCGGTGCTGCGATCGCAAATGCTAATCTGATTGGGGCTGATTTAACTAATGCTAATTTAAAAGATGCTGATTTAGGTGCAGCCAAGCTCATCCGTGCTAACTTGTGTTTTGCTAACCTCATTGAAGCTAACTTAATTGCAGCTGACCTCAGCGAAGCCAACCTCCACGAAGCCGAATTAATTGGCGCTTACCTTTACAAAGCTAATCTTAGCAAAGCTAATCTTAGCAAGGCTCACCTGGGTAGCGCATATATGTTTCAGGCTAATTTGAGCGAAGCTGACTTACAAGGAGCAAATTTAGCAGCTGCTAACCTCAAAGGTGCTAACCTCGCCGGAGCTAATCTTAGAGGCGCTAATTTAAGAGGTGCTAAACTCAAAGGCGCTAACCTCAACGGTGCCAATATTCAAGAAGCAATTCTTTAA
- a CDS encoding potassium channel family protein yields MGQNTTIDANFFLVCGLGNLGQYCVSVLKEFGAKVNAIEIATNQRWEIPDLPDLVDDLIVGDCRQPKILEQAGIRNCRAILIVTSNERVNIAAAFAARSLNPQIRLVIRSAQENLNELLSHNLGNFVAFEATQLPAKSFALAALSSETRSFFTLENHLLRVFRTQIDASHPWAKHSLLSEINTAHRRILAHAKAGNPLPKAFHKWEPNTQVLPGDTIAYIEVNDPLTNRSIQPASSRQQFLPTMMTAMKWQNIRHALLQFWEESSQIRRVVLVGGMFMVSLFLCGTLLYKLQYPQLSFQDALNVSLVLSIGGYDNLFGQLQLPFKIPWWLHLFSISQTVAGTVFVGILYAVMTERVLAAKFQFSQRRLAIPKADHVVLIGLGRVGQRVAQLLQELKQPLVGVTANEIDPGTLSTLPLIQGNIKNALSKVNLNTAKSVLVVTDDEVANLEIALMTHASNPTANLVIRTLDPRFSENVAKLLPYARVLGVYALAAEAFVAAAFGENVLNLFRLNNQTTLVTDYQIETNDTLNGKLLGEIAYGYGIVPILHVKATQQIPKFMPSDDIRLAVGDRLIVLATIAGLQRVERGSLAPPQLLVRVESAFSPEAAFEGAAVMARVSGCDMQTARTLMKQLPATLQFPLYKHQAHRLVSELGKSQVLAHIV; encoded by the coding sequence ATGGGACAAAATACTACGATAGATGCCAACTTCTTTTTAGTTTGTGGACTAGGAAACTTGGGGCAATATTGCGTATCTGTCCTCAAAGAGTTTGGCGCAAAAGTAAATGCTATTGAAATCGCCACTAATCAACGCTGGGAAATTCCCGACTTACCGGATTTAGTAGATGATTTAATCGTTGGTGATTGTCGCCAACCGAAGATATTAGAGCAAGCAGGAATTAGAAATTGTCGAGCCATTCTAATTGTAACTAGTAATGAGCGCGTGAATATAGCTGCCGCCTTTGCCGCGCGATCGCTTAATCCCCAAATTCGCTTAGTTATTCGTTCCGCGCAAGAAAATCTCAATGAGTTACTCAGCCACAATCTGGGTAATTTTGTCGCCTTTGAAGCTACGCAATTACCAGCTAAAAGCTTTGCCCTTGCAGCCTTAAGCAGCGAAACCAGAAGCTTTTTCACCTTAGAAAATCATTTGCTGAGAGTATTTAGAACCCAGATAGATGCTTCCCATCCTTGGGCTAAACATTCCTTATTATCAGAAATTAATACAGCCCATCGCCGGATTTTAGCTCATGCTAAAGCTGGAAACCCCCTACCTAAAGCATTTCACAAATGGGAACCAAATACTCAAGTATTGCCAGGCGATACTATTGCTTATATTGAAGTCAACGATCCCCTCACAAATCGCTCAATACAACCTGCAAGCAGTCGCCAGCAATTTCTACCTACCATGATGACTGCGATGAAGTGGCAAAATATCCGCCATGCGCTGCTGCAGTTTTGGGAGGAAAGTAGCCAAATCCGCCGTGTAGTATTAGTTGGCGGGATGTTTATGGTAAGTCTGTTTTTATGTGGAACTTTACTCTATAAATTGCAATATCCCCAACTCAGTTTTCAAGATGCGTTAAATGTCTCTTTAGTTTTGAGTATTGGCGGCTATGACAATTTATTTGGACAGCTACAATTACCCTTTAAAATTCCTTGGTGGTTGCATTTATTTAGCATCAGTCAAACTGTAGCGGGTACGGTGTTTGTCGGTATTCTCTACGCTGTAATGACAGAACGAGTATTAGCCGCTAAATTTCAATTTTCCCAGCGTCGTCTGGCAATTCCTAAAGCAGACCATGTAGTATTAATTGGTTTAGGGAGAGTTGGTCAACGTGTAGCGCAGCTATTACAAGAACTCAAGCAACCATTAGTAGGTGTGACTGCTAATGAAATTGACCCTGGTACATTATCCACCTTGCCGTTAATTCAGGGCAATATCAAAAATGCCCTCAGTAAAGTTAATCTGAATACAGCTAAAAGCGTGCTTGTCGTTACTGATGATGAGGTAGCAAACTTAGAAATTGCATTAATGACCCATGCTAGCAATCCTACAGCTAATTTAGTCATCCGCACTTTAGACCCCCGTTTTAGCGAAAATGTCGCGAAATTACTACCTTATGCTCGAGTTTTAGGTGTTTATGCCTTGGCTGCGGAAGCATTTGTGGCGGCGGCGTTTGGGGAAAATGTCCTGAATCTGTTTCGCCTCAACAACCAAACGACATTAGTCACAGACTACCAAATCGAAACTAATGATACCCTCAATGGCAAATTGCTAGGGGAAATTGCTTATGGTTATGGCATAGTACCGATTCTCCATGTCAAAGCTACCCAGCAAATCCCGAAGTTTATGCCCTCCGATGATATCAGGTTAGCAGTAGGCGATCGCCTAATTGTTTTAGCAACTATTGCAGGATTACAGCGAGTGGAACGAGGAAGTTTAGCACCTCCCCAATTGCTAGTCCGCGTCGAATCAGCTTTTTCCCCAGAAGCCGCCTTTGAAGGTGCAGCAGTCATGGCGCGAGTTTCTGGTTGCGATATGCAGACAGCCAGAACCCTGATGAAGCAACTACCAGCAACGTTACAGTTTCCCCTCTACAAACACCAAGCACATCGTTTAGTCAGCGAATTGGGTAAATCTCAGGTACTAGCGCATATAGTTTAA
- a CDS encoding protein kinase domain-containing protein, with amino-acid sequence MPAKVTLTITQGKLPGKQYTFDTRTICIIGRSNECNILLPDDAEHRTISRFHCLLDINPPAIRIRDFGSKNGTYVNNEKIGQRQPDQTPEEAAKLTFPEYDLRSGDDIKLGNTIFTLNIDNPEEIIIPNFVAQTVKTDQVCSQTPNFLELIKRWLGLAVDGNENLRVIQGYNLIKILGKGGFGEVYLAQHHDSGKFIALKVMLPAIAANENAVQRFLRETENTKALQHPNVVQVIDYGFFEGIFFFTMEYCSGGTVWDLMQQQGGKLTVDIAIPIILQVLNGLEYSHNAEIPYVKLKDGGFGKGRGLVHRDLKPSNIFLTYNDGKLTAKIGDYGLAKAFDLAGLSGQTMTGTKAGTPVFLPRQQLLNFKYVQPDVDIWATAACLYNMLTGAYPRNFSGNDPFLAVLQNDPVPIRQRDASIPPKLAEVIDLALVEKPEIYFKSAADFKQALLAAY; translated from the coding sequence ATGCCTGCTAAAGTTACTCTCACTATTACTCAAGGCAAACTTCCCGGTAAACAATATACTTTTGATACCCGCACTATTTGTATTATTGGCAGAAGCAATGAATGCAATATCTTGTTACCAGATGATGCAGAACATCGGACTATTTCGCGCTTTCATTGTCTGTTAGATATTAACCCGCCAGCAATTAGGATTCGAGATTTTGGCAGTAAAAACGGTACTTACGTCAATAATGAAAAAATCGGTCAGCGTCAACCGGATCAAACGCCAGAAGAAGCAGCGAAATTAACATTTCCAGAGTATGATTTGCGCTCAGGAGATGACATTAAACTCGGTAATACTATTTTTACGCTTAATATTGATAATCCTGAAGAAATTATTATTCCTAACTTTGTTGCCCAAACAGTTAAAACTGATCAAGTTTGCAGCCAAACACCAAATTTTTTAGAACTGATTAAACGCTGGCTAGGTTTAGCGGTAGATGGTAATGAGAATTTGCGAGTTATCCAAGGTTACAATCTCATCAAAATATTAGGAAAAGGTGGTTTTGGTGAGGTTTATTTAGCACAGCATCATGATTCTGGTAAGTTTATTGCTTTGAAAGTCATGTTACCTGCGATCGCAGCCAATGAAAATGCTGTTCAAAGGTTTTTACGGGAAACAGAAAATACCAAAGCTTTGCAACATCCCAATGTAGTGCAAGTTATCGATTATGGCTTTTTTGAAGGCATCTTCTTTTTTACAATGGAATATTGCTCTGGTGGTACTGTTTGGGATTTAATGCAACAACAAGGTGGGAAATTAACTGTTGATATTGCTATTCCAATTATTCTGCAAGTTCTCAACGGTTTGGAATATAGCCACAATGCAGAAATCCCTTATGTGAAATTAAAAGATGGCGGCTTTGGTAAAGGTAGGGGATTAGTTCACCGCGATTTAAAACCAAGTAATATTTTCCTCACCTACAATGATGGTAAACTCACCGCCAAAATCGGAGATTACGGTTTAGCAAAAGCTTTTGATTTAGCTGGTTTAAGTGGTCAAACTATGACAGGAACTAAAGCCGGAACTCCTGTATTTCTCCCCAGACAGCAATTGTTAAATTTTAAATATGTGCAACCAGATGTAGATATTTGGGCAACTGCGGCTTGTCTTTATAATATGTTGACAGGAGCTTATCCACGTAATTTTAGCGGTAATGACCCATTCTTAGCAGTGTTGCAAAATGATCCTGTCCCCATTCGTCAACGTGACGCAAGTATCCCGCCCAAGTTAGCAGAGGTGATTGATTTAGCGTTAGTAGAAAAGCCGGAGATTTATTTTAAAAGTGCAGCAGATTTTAAGCAAGCACTGTTAGCTGCATATTAA
- a CDS encoding type II toxin-antitoxin system MqsA family antitoxin, translating to MKCDFCDNERVNIRKVSRTYGQGKDLLVIENIPVINCPECGEIYLTAETLHEIERIKSNRKTLAVTRFVEVANFGEENPPLAV from the coding sequence ATGAAATGTGACTTTTGTGACAACGAAAGAGTAAATATTCGTAAAGTATCCAGGACTTATGGCCAAGGTAAGGATTTACTAGTAATTGAAAATATTCCTGTTATCAATTGTCCTGAATGTGGTGAGATTTACCTCACTGCAGAAACCCTACATGAAATTGAAAGAATTAAAAGTAATAGAAAAACTTTGGCGGTTACACGTTTTGTAGAAGTGGCTAATTTCGGTGAAGAAAATCCACCTTTAGCGGTATAA